In Rattus norvegicus strain BN/NHsdMcwi chromosome 3, GRCr8, whole genome shotgun sequence, a genomic segment contains:
- the Sptbn5 gene encoding spectrin beta chain, non-erythrocytic 5 isoform X2 encodes MRTWTSAAKTRGNVQLPFTLKELQAHRLVVPSTLHHSVCDKESRAQNSALLSSSLAMDSEYEIGHVRKLQAQHTHMQEKTFINWINNIFRLGRVGIRIQNLYTELADGAHLLRLLELISGEALPAPSPGRLRVHFLENNSHALAFLRAKVPVPFIGPENIVDGDQSLILGLLWVIILRFQISHISLDREEFGASAALLSAKEALLVWCQRQTASYSNVDITDFSRSWSDGLAFNALLHAHRPDLLDYGSLSLDRPLYNLSFAFRVAEQQLGIAQLLDAEDVAARHPDERSIMTYVSQYYHYFSRLQQGQTARRRLAKVLLQLQETEVLQAQYEQLAADLLCWIEEKQMQLEAQDFPDSLPAMRQLLSAFASFRAQEKPPRLQQQGASETLLFQLQTTLRAQNRRPFLPREGLGPAELAQCWAELERVEASRSQAMQQKLLQLERLDTLARRFQCKASHRESFLNDAEQMLEQARASLTDPATVEAATQRLNMLEAGLLPQEGRFQALGEMADILQQEEYHSWADVACRQKEITGRWRRLLQCLQEERKCLAGTQAVLSLLQEVEAATDQLGELQGLAGSTACEPQLAEVVLLLQSHDLLEAQVSAHRTHVNRLVHQTAQLDSSQGTSVQTLQTKALALDELHHSLVSLVRTRRTLLEQTLQRAQFLHSCEEEEAWLQEHRQLVEKAAPGRDLTQIANALQKHKALETELHRHQAVCIDLMQRGRNLSVKEPLTQPDPLERAEAVQGIWQLLWTGAARRRTRLQTALLVGQYFSDLAEAASWLLQRQKQLESASYGKDQSDSEALLQQHLRLEQGLCAFAVDLRELEDQARAAAALVSQMVHTGTREGPRHVPPTPNVLSALGLPGEDPRTAPQAEYDFHFDSNAILQAQADLRQNYENLRALAKLHRARLEETVTLFSFYSSCRELQSWLEAQTALFQTLQPQGDNLEVTQLKYENVLMTLATGKGHWEEAISTAEQLKQRCPGHISKIQQQQEELKHRWQQLEALKEEKLLQLTRAMEVCSLLQESEPTRAQLLSVISRLEALGTRSSGDSHRTLQQTQQKVLVLEKKISYCQKATIELMESGPAEGRLLWEQVLMLQSLLKQAQGQVAQQVQVQTKDRVQRGILQESQKLLLWAEGIQAQLCSKEQLEDVASAQQLLRKHGALREETCLWKERLQQLEAQGQLVAVSGSPQFQEVASALRLLGQHSQQLKALWEQRQQKLWAGLELQRFGQEVDSFTATCASHEASLQLDNLGEDIREAQSLLQQHQGLGWLHSSLGSRAETLWARGEKLLLNHPTAVHRIRELLHSAQAQWARVQERSDQRRGQLLASLQLQEWKQAAEGLMLWMEEKWPRVADEGPQTGSNILQWHKITKSELLASHKYMEDLQQTGKELLHSNPYAQEDIQDRLQSLNHKWEELSHKTAEQGDRLPQTRQQGQLLELLQDVRGMMEHLEGALQSTETGQDLCSSRRLQTQHRQLEGKSQALASKMAALISQTHNVFTSWTILEESQKCQQRFKSLQSKLATRQQQLQASVELHKFNLLSNLELTWVAEHMPSTSPIYPAQCWHDAQSLQRKHKVLQAEVKGHVGHMHRVLSTGQSLAASGHPQAQHILEQCQKLEGHWAELEQACEGRAHCLQQAVIFQRYLLNVSEMETWVEEKLPLVSSRDYGSNEEATFGLIRKHQMLRQEIALCWGSMEDLEQRFQTLAGFEASERLVVVREKLQALQKLADDRGQELEGTLRLHEFMREAEDLQSWLDSRKQVVRGEHGFGEDHEHVLQLCTEFTKFQHQVETGAQRVETCRQLAESLLELGHSAAHKSHQRQQDLQAAWCELWQLTQAQGLLLSDAETTLRVHRDLLEILSQIQEKATNLPNDVAQDLHGVEKQLQRHEGLERELAGMEQQELLKAGGNVQKLCPQALATVQQKQQAVTQAWEALQLRMEQRKAQLEQAYLLVRFHTAVRDYTSWVASVHLELQMEDDSWEPSSILLRLRAHQWLWAELKAREELQEQGTKMGQQALLVARTPTKVQDGLQTLQEKRDQVFQAWALKQERLQATLQEQRLLRQGDHLVKLLTAQEAFLKASGLGSSVEEVEQLIRKLVIFQKVLALQDKKESALCEQLKMIPSPKGQNLVYHVQERRAQVKELAESRGQALRTSLMIGNFTRTATQVEDWIQERLQQLRACSPLGNLKDYLKHLRKHQAFRAEVQAHEQIVTSVAKQGEGLLSQSHPQAREVSQRLEALWDLWEKLRQAVTLQGQALEDRCNFLEFLQSADLAETWIQEKERMVDGCDVGLNLEHCLQLCRQVCKLQVTVDDTRIRRIKNLSLQLKNQGPEESEAICQRQNQLNNRWKTFHGNLLLYKQRLEAALERHRLSSELDNIIEQIREKESLAQALEGTEGLERISWRQKMLQQEMDLIQTQVESLGGRVSRLCEENPEATGGLRHKQQEMMDSWWKVWHKARKWRELLDVGHEVQKLQTMLQDLQDWAQGLQAEMARQATPCSPVRILYMLEEHQAHKVELDVRTDSLNLVRSMGQRLLASGYPLASGIRQPLAAVEQELSGLQASWQGRQQQLQQALEQQLCLSSVEKVEHWLDSEEASLTYEEVADPLVTVEILLSKHKRREQGLKVQAEKISALEATAHSLHQGGHSEAHSVLDRCQALLLRMDALTEQARARGRQLEELQKLRKFLQDSSEVATWLREKNLVALEEGQQDPTTMQAQLQQQQNLQAELDASVHQRQELQMEGQELLQGGHPASETIRGQLEELGGLWAELQTNCQRKMARLQGASKVLHLQRMLRELKNWLEPMEAELRAPVRSQDLPRVGELLGAQEELEAAVDRQARQVQELQGQAQACFQEGHRLAKDVEEQAGQLLQRFQGLWEPLQERRASLEAQRLLLQFFRDVDEEMAWVQEKLPSATAQDYGQSLGTVRHLQEKHQNLENEISNHKALSQVVTGTGHKLVQAGHFAAEEVAARVQQLEVALNHLETEAARRGRMLQQALEAQQTLVELLEAGSWLAERGHILDSEDLGQDTEATQALLRRLETTTRDLEGFSSRIEQLQQTVALLESGQGPGSPRVLAQLQAVREAHAQLLQRAEGRGQALREQLHLYQLEQEALLLDAWLTTKLTVAESQDYGQDLEGIKVLEDMFDAFNREVQSLGQAKMQTLRELMASLERGAPRFYPQIQAQKCRVQATWERLNKAIKARTENLAAARDLRSFEQAASELQGWMQETTTLLEGEFQVHDLSPAQPLLQQQQQQRRLQREVRVIENEVSRVQTEAQRLGQHHPLAQGSLGEWLTKVQGAWANLEAKVQEWSQKLLQATQGHTFLGSCRELLVWAQEKQELLSSEKQAEDVVGAKQLLEQHEELEQEIQECCLQAQNARQEGQRLLDKGHFMSLEVAECMQELERHVQELQVAWALRGQRLEQNWSLQQLRQRLELAEAWLTSCECLLLDPSCGHSVLDVERLLYRQDGLEKLLAAHEEKFTQLQMMTEEAKGAHVMEASVELNQQPPTEGRQAVLFLEESESWPGAFSLSSPQPGTSFWTSSHGILARGASSLFSDMRKVEVPSGIGELPYASPLVPEETECERLEDRKQTFFPRSKP; translated from the exons ATGAGGACCTGGACATCAGCTGCCAAG ACTCGGGGAAATGTCCAGTTGCCATTCACCCTCAAAGAACTACAGGCTCATAGGCTAGTTGTCCCTTCAACCCTCCACCACAGCGTCTGTGACAAGGAGAGCCGGGCCCAAAACTCAGCTCTGCTGAGTTCAAGTTTGGCCATGGACTCTGAGTATGAGATAGGCCATGTCCGCAAGCTCCAGGCtcagcatacacacatgcaggagaAGACCTTCATCAACTGGATAAATAACATCTTCCGACTAGGACGG GTAGGCATCAGGATCCAGAACCTGTACACAGAGCTTGCTGACGGTGCCCACCTACTGCGGCTGTTAGAGCTTATCTCTGGGGAGGCCCTGCCAGCGCCCAGTCCAGGCCGCCTGCGTGTGCACTTCCTGGAGAACAACAGCCATGCCCTGGCCTTCCTCAGGGCCAAG GTACCCGTTCCCTTCATTGGGCCAGAGAACATTGTGGATGGAGACCAGTCACTCATCCTGGGACTCCTCTGGGTCATCATTCTGCGTTTCCAGATTTCCCACATCTCCTTGGACAGG GAGGAGTTCGGGGCCAGTGCAGCTTTGCTCTCTGCCAAGGAAGCCCTGCTGGTGTGGTGCCAGCGGCAGACAGCCAGCTACAGCAATGTGGACATCACCGACTTCTCCCGAAGCTGGAGCGACGGCCTTGCCTTTAATGCCCTGCTCCATGCTCACAG GCCGGACCTGCTGGATTATGGTTCTCTGAGTCTGGACCGCCCGCTATATAACCTGTCCTTTGCCTTCCGCGTGGCTGAGCAGCAGCTGGGCATTGCCCAGCTGCTGGACGCAGAGGACGTGGCAGCCCGGCATCCAGATGAACGCTCCATCATGACCTATGTGTCTCAGTACTACCACTATTTCTCCCGCCTGCAGCAGGGGCAGACGGCCCGGAGGAGGCTGGCTAAG GTCCTGCTGCAGCTGCAGGAGACGGAGGTGCTGCAGGCTCAGTACGAGCAGCTGGCGGCTGACCTGCTCTGCTGGATTGAAGAGAAGCAGATGCAGCTGGAGGCCCAGGACTTCCCAGACTCGCTGCCTGCCATGCGCCAGCTACTGTCAGCCTTTGCTTCCTTCCGTGCCCAGGAAAAGCCGCCTCGGCTGCAGCAGCAAGGGGCTTCAGAGACCCTGCTCTTCCAGCTGCAGACAACGCTCCGAGCCCAAAACCGAAGGCCATTCCTACCTCGAGAGGGCCTGGGCCCTGCAGAGCTGGCGCAGTGCTGGGCAGAGCTAGAGAGAGTAGAGGCCTCCAGAAGCCAGGCCATGCAGCAAAAGCTGCTACAGCTGGAGCGACTGGACACTCTGGCCCGCCGCTTTCAGTGCAAGGCATCCCACCGGGAAAGCTTTTTAAACGATGCAGAGCAGATGCTAGAACAGGCCAGAGCTTCCCTCACCGACCCGGCCACAGTGGAGGCAGCCACTCAGAGGCTGAACATGCTGGAGGCTGGCCTCCTGCCCCAAGAAGGGCGCTTCCAGGCCTTGGGAGAGATGGCAGACATCCTCCAACAGGAAGAGTATCACAGCTGGGCAGATGTGGCCTGCAG GCAGAAGGAAATTACTGGGCGCTGGCGGAGACTCCTGCAGTGTCTACAGGAGGAGAGGAAGTGCCTGGCGGGCACGCAAGCTGTGCTGAGTCTGCTGCAGGAGGTGGAGGCTGCCACTGACCAGCTTGGGGAGCTGCAG GGGTTGGCGGGCTCCACGGCCTGTGAGCCACAGCTGGCAGAAGTAGTGTTGCTGCTGCAGAGCCATGACCTGCTGGAGGCCCAGGTGTCAGCCCACAGGACCCATGTGAATCGTCTTGTCCACCAGACGGCACAGCTGGACTCCTCCCAGGGCACCAGTGTGCAGACATTGCAGACTAAAGCCCTAGCACTAGATGAGCTCCACCACAGCCTGGTGTCTCTTGTCAGAACCCG ACGAACCCTGCTGGAGCAGACCCTCCAGCGGGCACAGTTCCTGCACAGCTGTGAAGAGGAGGAGGCCTGGTTGCAAGAGCACAGACAGCTAGTGGAGAAGGCAGCCCCGGGCCGGGACCTCACTCAGATCGCTAATGCTCTGCAGAAACACAAG GCTCTGGAAACAGAACTGCATCGCCACCAGGCTGTGTGTATAGATCTCATGCAGAGGGGACGCAACCTCAGTGTCAAAGAGCCCCTGACACAGCCAGATCCTCTGGAAAGGGCAGAAGCAGTGCAGGGAATATGGCAACTGCTCTGGACTGGAGCCGCAAGGCGGCGCACCCGGCTGCAAACAGCACTGCTAGTTGGGCAG TACTTTTCTGACTTGGCCGAGGCGGCTTCCTGGCTTCTCCAGCGGCAGAAACAATTGGAAAGCGCGTCCTACGGGAAGGACCAGTCAGACTCCGAGGCCCTGCTGCAGCAACACCTGCGTCTGGAGCAAGGCTTGTGTGCCTTCGCGGTGGATCTGCGCGAACTGGAGGATCAGGCGCGGGCTGCTGCAGCCCTGGTGTCGCAAATGGTGCACACGGGGACACGGGAAGGACCCAGACACGTGCCTCCTACACCAAAT GTGCTATCTGCCCTGGGCCTTCCAGGAGAAGACCCCAGGACAGCTCCCCAGGCCGAGTATGACTTCCACTTCGACTCCAACGCCATTCTCCAGGCACAGGCTGACTTGAGGCAGAACTATGAGAACCTTAGGGCCCTGGCCAAG CTTCACAGGGCCCGACTTGAGGAGACGGTCACCCTGTTTAGCTTCTATAGCTCCTGTAGGGAGCTCCAGTCCTGGCTGGAGGCTCAGACAGCCCTGTTCCAAACATTGCAACCTCAGGGTGACAACTTAGAGGTCACACAGCTCAAATATGAG AATGTTCTCATGACCTTGGCCACTGGAAAAGGCCACTGGGAGGAGGCCATCAGCACTGCTGAACAGCTGAAGCAGAGATGTCCAGGACACATCTCGAAAATCCAACaacaacaggaggaactgaagCACAG GTGGCAACAGCTGGAGGCCCTGAAGGAGGAGAAACTCCTGCAGCTGACACGTGCCATGGAGGTGTGCAGTCTTTTACAGGAGTCTGAACCCACACGAGCCCAACTGCTAAGTGTGATAAGCAGGCTGGAGGCTCTGGGGACGAGAAGCTCTGGGGACAGCCACCGTACCCTGCAGCAGACCCAGCAGAAGGTCCTGGTACTGGAGAAGAAGATCTCCTACTGCCAAAAAGCAACCATAGA GTTGATGGAGTCAGGCCCCGCAGAGGGCCGGCTGCTTTGGGAGCAGGTCCTGATGCTTCAGTCACTGCTGAAACAAGCACAAGGGCAGGTGGCCCAGCAGGTCCAGGTCCAGACTAAGGATCGGGTTCAGCGAGGCATCCTCCAAGAGAGCCAGAAGCTGCTGCTGTGGGCAGAGGGCATCCAGGCTCAACTGTGCAGCAAAGAGCAACTGGAGGACGTGGCCTCAGCCCAGCAGCTGCTGAGGAAGCATGGAGCCCTACGGGAGGAGACCTGCCTATGGAAAGAGAG gttgcagcagctggaggctcagggTCAGCTGGTGGCAGTCTCAGGCTCTCCACAGTTCCAAGAGGTGGCCAGTGCGCTAAGGCTCCTGGGCCAGCACAGCCAGCAGCTGAAGGCTCTATGGGAGCAGAGACAGCAGAAGCTTTGGGCGGGGCTGGAGCTGCAGAGGTTTGGCCAAGAAGTGGATAGTTTCACTGCTACCTGTGCCAGCCATGAGGCCTCTCTGCAGCTGGACAATCTTGGG GAGGACATAAGGGAGGCCCAGAGCCTGCTGCAGCAGCACCAGGGTTTGGGGTGGCTCCACAGCTCCCTGGGATCACGGGCAGAGACCCTGTGGGCACGTGGTGAGAAGCTGCTTCTGAACCATCCCACTGCTGTGCACAG gatcagagagctgctgcacAGTGCCCAGGCACAGTGGGCCAGGGTCCAAGAGAGGAGTGACCAGAGAAGGGGACAGCTGCTGGCTTCCCTCCAATTGCAG GAATGGAAGCAGGCTGCAGAAGGCCTAATGCTGTGGATGGAGGAGAAGTGGCCCAGGGTGGCTGATGAAGGCCCCCAAACAGGCAGCAACATTCTGCAGTGGCACAAAATAACCAAGAGCGAACTATTGGCCTCCCATAAGTACATGGAGGACCTACAGCAG ACTGGGAAAGAACTGTTGCATAGCAACCCATATGCACAGGAGGACATACAGGACAGACTTCAAAGCCTTAATCACAAGTGGGAAGAGTTGAGCCACAAGACAGCAGAGCAAGGGGACAGGCTGCCACAGACCAGACAGCAGGGCCAGCTCCTAGAACTACTACAG GATGTCAGGGGGATGATGGAGCATCTGGAGGGAGCCCTACAGAGTACAGAAACCGGGCAGGACCTGTGCTCCAGCCGGAGGCTGCAGACACAGCATCGCCAACTAGAGGGCAAGAGCCAGGCGCTGGCCAGCAAGATGGCCGCCCTCATCTCTCAGACCCACAATGTGTTCACTTCTTGGACCATCCTGGAGGAGAGCCAGAAGTGTCAGCAGAG GTTCAAGTCCCTGCAGAGCAAGCTGGCCACCcggcagcagcagctgcaggccTCAGTTGAGCTGCATAAATTTAACCTCCTTAGCAATCTGGAGCTCACATGGGTGGCTGAGCATATGCCCAGTACCAGTCCGATCTACCCTGCCCAGTGCTGGCATGACGCTCAGAGCCTTCAACGGAAGCACAAG GTGCTACAGGCTGAGGTGAAAGGTCACGTAGGGCACATGCACAGGGTGCTAAGTACCGGCCAGAGTCTCGCAGCCTCTGGGCACCCTCAGGCTCAGCATATCCTGGAGCAGTGCCAGAAGCTAGAAGGCCACTGGGCAGAACTGGAGCAGGCATGTGAGGGACGTGCCCATTGCCTGCAGCAGGCTGTCATTTTCCAGCGG TACCTTCTGAATGTGTCAGAGATGGAGACCTGGGTGGAGGAAAAGCTGCCTCTGGTGAGCAGTCGGGACTACGGCAGCAATGAGGAAGCCACCTTTGGGCTCATTAGGAAACACCAG ATGCTGCGGCAGGAGATAGCTCTTTGCTGGGGCTCCATGGAGGATCTCGAGCAGAGGTTCCAGACCCTTGCTGGATTTGAGGCCTCTGAGCGGCTGGTTGTGGTACGGGAGAAGTTGCAGGCACTACAGAAGCTGGCAGATGATCG GGGGCAGGAGCTGGAGGGGACCCTGAGACTACATGAATTCATGAGAGAAGCTGAGGACTTGCAGAGCTGGCTGGACAGCAGGAAGCAGGTGGTCAGAGGAGAGCACGGCTTTGGAGAGGACCATGAGCATGTGCTG CAACTCTGCACTGAGTTTACAAAGTTTCAGCACCAGGTTGAAACTGGTGCCCAGCGAGTGGAAACCTGCCGACAGCTGGCAGAGAGCCTACTAGAGCTTGGGCACAGCGCTGCCCACAAGTCTCACCAGAGGCAGCAGGATCTACA GGCTGCCTGGTGTGAACTGTGGCAGTTGACCCAGGCCCAAGGCCTCCTGCTCAGTGATGCCGAAACCACCCTTAGAGTCCACAGAGATCTTCTAGAAATCCTTTCCCAGATTCAG GAGAAAGCCACGAACCTCCCTAATGATGTGGCCCAGGACCTACATGGGGTAGAGAAGCAGCTCCAGAGACATGAGGGGCTGGAACGCGagctggcaggcatggagcagCAG GAGCTGCTGAAGGCTGGAGGCAATGTACAGAAGTTGTGTCCTCAGGCCCTCGCCACTGTGCAGCAGAAGCAACAAGCTGTGACCCAAGCCTGGGAGGCCCTCCAGCTGCGCATGGAGCAGCGCAAGGCCCAGTTGGAGCAAGCATATCTCCTGGTCCGATTCCACACAGCG GTGAGGGACTACACCTCCTGGGTGGCCAGCGTGCATCTGGAGCTGCAGATGGAGGACGACTCCTGGGAACCCAGCAGCATTTTGCTCAGGCTCAGAGCCCACCAATGGCTGTGGGCAGAACTGAAAGCCAGGGAAGAGCTGCAGGAGCAGGGCACTAAGATGGGCCAGCAGGCGCTGCTGGTGGCAAGGACACCCACTAAG GTCCAGGATGGGCTTCAAACCCTACAGGAGAAACGTGACCAGGTGTTCCAGGCCTGGGCACTCAAACAGGAGAGGTTGCAGGCCACACTTCAAGAACAGCGCCTCCTCAGACAGGGTGACCACCTGGTGAAGCTCCTCACAGCCCAGGAG GCATTCCTCAAAGCCAGCGGCCTGGGGAGCTCAGTGGAAGAAGTGGAACAGTTGATCCGAAAGCTCGTCATCTTCCAGAAAGTGCTGGCTCTCCAGGACAAGAAG GAGTCAGCGCTGTGTGAGCAGTTGAAAATGATTCCAAGCCCAAAGGGGCAGAACCTGGTTTACCACGTGCAGGAACGCCGGGCTCAAGTGAAGGAACTGGCAGAGAGCCGGGGACAGGCCCTGCGCACCTCCTTGATGATAGGCAACTTTACCAGGACGGCAACCCAG GTTGAGGACTGGATCCAGGAGCGGCTCCAGCAACTGAGAGCCTGCAGCCCTCTTGGGAACCTAAAAGATTATCTGAAACACCTGAGGAAACACCAGGCCTTCAGGGCTGAGGTCCAGGCTCATGAGCAGATCGTGACCTCTGTTGCCAAG CAAGGTGAAGGGCTCCTCAGTCAGAGCCACCCTCAGGCTAGAGAGGTCTCCCAGAGGCTGGAGGCCCTGTGGGACCTctgggagaagctgaggcaggcagtGACCCTGCAGGGCCAGGCCCTGGAGGACAGATGCAACTTTCTGGAGTTCCTGCAGAGCGCCGACCTTGCAGAGACCTGGATCCAGGAGAAG GAGAGGATGGTGGACGGCTGTGACGTTGGCCTGAACCTTGAGCACTGTCTGCAGCTGTGCAGGCAGGTCTGCAAGTTACAG GTCACAGTGGATGACACCCGCATCAGGAGAATCAAAAACTTGTCACTGCAGCTCAAGAACCAGGGCCCCGAGGAATCTGAGGCCATCTGCCAGCGACAAAACCAGCTCAACAATAG GTGGAAGACTTTCCATGGCAACCTGCTCCTGTATAAGCAGCGGCTTGAAGCagccctggagagacacagattgtCCAGTGAACTGGACAACATCATTGAGCAGATCAGGGAGAAG GAATCGCTGGCCCAGGCCCTGGAGGGCACTGAAGGTTTGGAGCGTAtatcatggagacagaaaatgcTGCAGCAGGAGATGGACCTCATCCAGACTCAGGTGGAG TCTCTTGGAGGTAGGGTCAGCCGGCTCTGCGAGGAAAATCCTGAGGCTACAGGCGGCCTCAGACATAAGCAGCAGGAAATGATGGACAGCTGGTGGAAGGTCTGGCACAAGGCCCGGAAGTG GAGGGAGTTGCTGGATGTGGGCCATGAAGTTCAGAAGCTCCAGACCATGCTGCAGGATCTGCAGGACTGGGCCCAGGGACTACAGGCTGAGATGGCCAGGCAGGCCACGCCCTGCAGCCCTGTGAGAATCCTGTACATGTTGGaagagcaccaggcacacaag GTTGAGCTGGACGTCCGAACAGACAGCCTTAATCTGGTCCGAAGCATGGGGCAGCGGCTGCTTGCATCTGGATACCCGCTGGCCTCCGGCATTCGCCAGCCCCTGGCTGCTGTAGAGCAGGAGTTGAGTGGCTTGCAGGCATCATGGCAGGGGCGGCAGCAGCAGCTACAGCAGGCCCTGGAGCAGCAG CTGTGTCTGAGCTCTGTGGAAAAGGTAGAACACTGGCTTGACAGTGAAGAGGCCTCCCTGACTTATGAGGAAGTGGCG GACCCTTTGGTCACTGTGGAGATCCTTCTGTCAAAGCACAAGAGACGTGAGCAGGGCCTGAAGGTACAGGCTGAAAAGATCAGTGCACTGGAGGCCACGGCCCATAGCCTGCACCAGGGTGGACACTCTGAGGCCCACAgtgtcctggacagatgtcaggCCCTACTCCTGAG GATGGATGCACTCACAGAGCAAGCGAGGGCCCGGGGACGCCAGCTGGAGGAGCTACAGAAGCTTCGGAAATTTTTGCAGGATTCCAGCGAG GTAGCTACATGGCTGAGGGAGAAGAACCTGGTGGCTCTGGAAGAGGGTCAGCAGGACCCAACCACGATGCAAGCACagttgcagcagcagcagaattTGCAGGCTGAGCTGGATGCCAGTGTTCACCAGCGGCAGGAGCTCCAGATG GAGGGGCAAGAGCTGCTACAAGGGGGGCACCCGGCCTCAGAGACCATCCGGGGGCAACTGGAAGAATTAGGAGGCCTCTGGGCTGAGCTGCAGACCAACTGCCAGAGGAAGATGGCCAGACTACAGGGGGCCTCCAAG GTCCTGCATCTGCAGAGGATGCTGAGGGAACTGAAGAACTGGCTGGAGCCCATGGAAGCAGAGCTGAGAGCCCCTGTCAGAAGCCAGGACCTGCCTAGAGTGGGCGAGCTCCTGGGTGCCCAGGAGGAGCTAGAAGCAGCTGTGGATAGGCAGGCCAGGCAAGTGCAGGAGCTGCAGGGCCAGGCCCAAGCCTGCTTTCAGGAAGGCCACCGCCTCGCCAAAGATGTGGAAGAGCAAGCCGGGCAGCTGCTTCAGAG GTTTCAGGGCCTTTGGGAGCCCCTACAAGAGCGCAGGGCATCCCTGGAGGCCCAAAGGCTCCTCTTACAGTTCTTTAGGGATGTTGATGAGGAAATGGCTTGGGTTCAGGAGAAGTTGCCCTCTGCCACAGCCCAAGACTACGGTCAGAGCCTGGGCACTGTGCGCCACCTGCAGGAGAAACACCAG AATTTAGAGAATGAGATCAGTAACCACAAGGCTCTGAGCCAGGTGGTGACAGGTACAGGACACAAGCTTGTACAGGCGGGACACTTTGCCGCTGAAGAGGTGGCCGCCCGGGTGCAGCAGCTGGAGGTGGCTCTAAACCacctagagacagaggcagcacGGAGGGGGAGGATGCTGCAGCAGGCCCTGGAGGCCCAGCAGACTCTGGTGGAG CTCCTGGAAGCTGGATCCTGGCTAGCTGAACGGGGCCACATTCTGGACAGCGAGGACCTGGGCCAGGATACTGAGGCCACACAGGCTCTTTTGCGGCGCCTGGAGACCACCACAAGAGACTTGGAGGGGTTCAGCAGTCGCATTGAGCAGCTACAACAAACAGTAGCCCTTCTGGAGAGTGGGCAGGGCCCAGGCAG TCCTAGGGTGCTGGCCCAGTTGCAGGCTGTGAGAGAGGCCCATGCACAGCTCTtgcagagagcagaaggcagGGGGCAAGCACTGCGTGAGCAGCTACACCTATACCAGCTAGAGCAAGAGGCCTTGCTCCTGGATGCCTGGCTGACCACCAAGCTGACTGTCGCTGAGTCCCAGGACTATGGACAGGATCTAGAAGGCATCAAG GTACTGGAAGACATGTTTGATGCTTTCAACAGAGAAGTCCAGAGCCTGGGCCAGGCCAAGATGCAGACCCTGAGGGAGCTGATGGCTTCCCTAGAAAGAGGGGCACCCAGGTTCTATCCCCAGATTCAAGCTCAGAAGTGTCGCGTCCAGGCCACTTGGGAGAGGCTGAACAAGGCAATCAAAGCCCGTACAGAG AACCTGGCAGCAGCCCGTGATCTCCGGAGCTTTGAGCAGGCCGCCTCAGAGCTCCAGGGTTGGATGCAGGAGACTACCACCCTGCTGGAAGGAGAGTTCCAAGTCCATGACCTGTCGCCTGCACAGCCcctgctgcagcagcagcagcagcaaaggcgTCTTCAG AGAGAAGTGAGGGTTATTGAAAACGAGGTGTCGAGAGTACAGACGGAGGCCCAAAGGCTCGGCCAGCACCACCCTTTGGCTCAGGGGAGCCTTGGTGAGTGGCTCACCAAGGTGCAGGGCGCCTGGGCCAACCTGGAGGCCAAAGTCCAGGAATGGAGCCAGAAACTGCTGCAGGCTACCCAGGGCCACACCTTTCTTGGGAGCTGCCGGGAATTGCT AGTGTGGgctcaggagaagcaggagctgctttcctcagagaagcaggCTGAGGATGTGGTGGGGGCCAAGCAGCTCCTTGAGCAGCATGAGGAGCTGGAGCAAGAAATCCAGGAATGCTGCCTTCAAGCCCAGAACGCACGGCAGGAAGGGCAGCGACTGCTGGACAAAGGCCATTTCATGTCCCTGGAG GTGGCAGAGTGTATGCAGGAGCTGGAAAGACACGTGCAGGAGCTTCAGGTAGCCTGGGCCCTGCGTGGACAACGCTTGGAGCAGAACTGGAGCCTGCAACAGCTGCGGCAGAGGCTGGAgctggctgaggcctggctgacCTCCTGTGAGTGCCTGCTGCTGGACCCCAGCTGTGGG cactcgGTGTTGGATGTGGAACGTCTGCTCTACAGACAAGATGGCTTGGAAAAGCTGCTGGCAGCCCACGAGGAAAAATTCACCCAGCTTCAGATGATGACAGAG GAGGCAAAGGGTGCTCATGTCATGGAGGCGTCTGTGGAACTTAACCAGCAGCCTCCCACAGAAGGGAGGCAG GCAGTCCTTTTCCTAGAAGAGTCTGAGTCCTGGCCTGGAGCCTTTTCCCTGTCTTCCCCGCAGCCCGGTACCAGCTTTTGGACCAGCAGCCATGGGATCTTGGCAAGGGGAGCCTCGAGCCTATTCTCAGATATGAGGAAAGTGGAAGTGCCAAGTGGCATTGGG GAGCTGCCTTATGCATCCCCCCTTGTACCTGAGGAAACTGAATGTGAGAGACTGGAGGACAGAAAGCAGACTTTCTTCCCAAG